The proteins below come from a single Acidobacteriota bacterium genomic window:
- a CDS encoding type I restriction endonuclease subunit R: MKKHTEARLEDAIIDHLTTQGGYVFVDYRDGAAKDRYDKVRALDPALVLDFIQTTQEKMWKSLVAIHKTETGSVVLDHLVKELDTKGMLKVLRQGFKCYGKKLRVAVFAPNNRMNPDTLKLYDQNVLTVTRQLYYGATHSKSLDLALFLNGLPIATAELKNPLSGQTVEDAKKQYKKDRDHREPLFEFTKRTLVHFAVDQDQVFMTTRLSGDKTHFLPLNLGNNGHAGNPLATDGGYRTAYLWREIWQRDSLLDILGRFMHLQVEEKRILTDEGIKKITKETMIFPRYHQLNSVRQIIAHARQHGAGRNYLVQHSAGSGKSNSIAWLAHRLASLHDEADKKVFDSVIVVTDRRILDQQLQNTIYQFDHKQGVVQKIDEDTRQLVQALANGTPIIITTLQKFPFIAETLEKLRADDYPGLAIATKDKQFAVIVDEAHSSQSGEAAMDLKGVLNADRIQAEAAQFVADQRIEEDEDADQLAGVVREMMKRAKQPNLSFFAFTATPKFKTLKVFDEPSPITGQAPFHLYTMRQAIEEKFILDVLKNYITYEAYFRLVQVGDDDPHVLRKKASRALARTLTFHEVNLRMKTEVMVEHFRTHVKHKIGGRAKAMVVTEGRLHAVRYKQTFDSYISEKGYTDVKTLVAFSGIVEDPDAPGKTYTEVGMNGGIKESELPERFDSHEYQVLLVAEKYQTGFDQPLLHTMYVDKKLTGLQAVQTLSRLNRTCAGKEDTFILDFRNKPEEIYKAFKPYYEDTPSEPLTDAQHLYRLQHQIEETRLIHEEEVKAFCAVYFKPRRKETVHDQAQMNGILDPAVERFKERDEEEREEVKTLLVNFRNMYGFLSQVIPYQDSDLEQLYTYLRFLLTKLPKRDTGPGYQLEDEVELQYYRLQKISEGQIDLNTGDGKPLKGPSDVGTGQEDPKIKLSELIDILNERFGTNFTLADQLFFDQIQEEAIESETLKKAAAANSKDDFRYVFEKAFEGLVIDRMEGNEEIFGKLMADGEFRKLALEHLLEKVYRALKHEGRKTDG; encoded by the coding sequence ATGAAAAAACACACGGAAGCACGACTCGAAGACGCAATCATTGACCACCTGACCACGCAGGGCGGCTATGTCTTTGTGGATTACCGCGACGGCGCGGCGAAAGATCGTTACGACAAGGTGCGCGCGCTCGATCCGGCGCTGGTGCTGGACTTCATCCAAACCACGCAGGAGAAGATGTGGAAGAGCCTGGTAGCCATTCACAAAACGGAAACGGGCAGCGTGGTGCTGGATCATCTGGTCAAGGAACTGGACACGAAAGGTATGCTCAAGGTGTTGCGGCAGGGCTTCAAATGCTACGGCAAGAAACTGCGCGTGGCGGTCTTCGCGCCCAACAACCGCATGAACCCCGATACGCTGAAGCTGTATGACCAGAACGTATTGACGGTGACGCGGCAGCTTTATTACGGCGCGACACATTCCAAATCGCTCGATCTGGCGCTGTTCCTCAACGGCCTGCCCATCGCGACGGCGGAACTGAAAAATCCGCTTTCCGGCCAGACGGTTGAAGACGCCAAAAAGCAATACAAGAAAGACCGCGACCACCGCGAACCGCTGTTCGAGTTCACCAAACGCACGCTGGTGCATTTTGCTGTGGATCAGGATCAGGTGTTTATGACAACGCGGTTGAGCGGCGACAAGACACATTTCCTGCCGCTGAATCTCGGCAATAACGGACACGCGGGCAATCCGCTTGCGACTGACGGAGGCTACCGCACGGCGTACCTGTGGCGCGAAATCTGGCAACGTGACAGCCTGCTCGACATTCTGGGGCGCTTCATGCATTTGCAGGTCGAAGAAAAGCGCATCCTCACCGATGAAGGCATCAAGAAGATCACCAAAGAAACGATGATCTTTCCGCGCTATCACCAACTCAATTCGGTGCGCCAAATCATCGCGCACGCGCGCCAGCACGGAGCGGGCAGAAATTATCTGGTGCAGCATTCCGCCGGTTCGGGCAAATCGAATTCCATCGCGTGGCTGGCGCATCGGCTGGCCTCGCTGCACGACGAAGCAGACAAGAAAGTGTTCGATTCGGTTATCGTTGTGACCGACCGCCGGATTTTGGATCAACAACTTCAGAACACGATTTACCAGTTCGACCACAAACAAGGCGTCGTGCAAAAGATTGACGAGGATACGCGGCAATTGGTGCAGGCGCTGGCGAACGGCACGCCGATCATCATCACGACGCTGCAAAAGTTTCCGTTCATTGCCGAGACGCTGGAAAAGCTGCGCGCGGATGATTACCCAGGGCTTGCGATTGCGACGAAGGATAAACAATTCGCCGTCATCGTGGACGAAGCGCACAGCTCGCAATCGGGCGAAGCTGCGATGGATTTGAAAGGCGTACTGAACGCCGACCGCATTCAGGCCGAGGCCGCGCAATTCGTCGCCGATCAGCGCATCGAAGAAGACGAAGACGCCGATCAATTGGCTGGTGTGGTCAGAGAAATGATGAAGCGCGCCAAACAACCCAACCTGAGTTTTTTCGCCTTCACCGCCACGCCGAAATTCAAAACGCTGAAGGTCTTTGACGAACCCAGCCCCATCACGGGGCAAGCGCCGTTTCACCTTTACACGATGCGGCAGGCCATCGAGGAAAAGTTCATCCTCGACGTGCTGAAAAACTACATCACCTACGAAGCCTATTTTCGGCTGGTGCAAGTCGGCGATGACGACCCGCACGTCTTGCGCAAAAAAGCCTCGCGGGCGCTGGCACGCACGCTGACCTTTCACGAAGTCAATCTGCGGATGAAAACCGAAGTGATGGTCGAACACTTCCGCACGCACGTAAAACACAAAATCGGTGGACGCGCCAAAGCGATGGTCGTAACCGAAGGCCGCTTGCACGCGGTGCGATACAAGCAAACCTTTGACAGTTACATCAGCGAGAAAGGCTATACCGATGTCAAAACGCTGGTGGCTTTTTCCGGCATCGTCGAAGACCCGGACGCGCCGGGAAAAACCTACACGGAAGTCGGAATGAACGGCGGCATCAAGGAAAGCGAATTGCCGGAACGATTCGACAGCCACGAATATCAGGTGTTGCTGGTGGCGGAAAAATATCAAACGGGCTTTGATCAACCGTTGCTGCACACGATGTATGTGGACAAGAAACTGACCGGCTTGCAGGCCGTGCAAACGCTCTCGCGGCTGAATCGTACTTGTGCGGGCAAGGAAGACACGTTCATTCTCGACTTTCGCAACAAGCCGGAAGAAATCTATAAAGCGTTCAAGCCCTATTACGAAGACACGCCGTCGGAACCGCTGACGGATGCGCAACACCTTTACCGGCTGCAACACCAGATCGAAGAAACCCGCTTGATTCACGAAGAAGAAGTGAAGGCTTTTTGCGCGGTGTATTTCAAACCGCGCCGCAAGGAAACCGTCCACGATCAAGCCCAAATGAACGGCATCCTTGACCCGGCAGTTGAGCGATTCAAGGAACGCGACGAAGAAGAGCGCGAAGAAGTGAAAACCCTGCTGGTGAACTTCCGCAATATGTACGGCTTCCTGTCGCAGGTCATCCCGTATCAGGATTCCGACTTGGAGCAGCTTTATACCTATCTGCGCTTTTTGCTGACCAAATTGCCGAAGCGCGACACCGGCCCCGGTTATCAACTCGAAGACGAAGTCGAGTTGCAGTATTACCGCCTGCAAAAAATCAGCGAAGGCCAGATTGACCTCAACACCGGCGACGGCAAACCGCTCAAGGGGCCGAGCGACGTAGGCACCGGGCAGGAAGACCCAAAGATCAAGCTCTCCGAATTGATTGACATCCTCAACGAACGCTTCGGAACTAACTTCACGCTGGCCGACCAACTATTCTTTGACCAGATCCAGGAAGAAGCGATTGAGAGTGAGACGCTGAAGAAAGCTGCTGCCGCTAATTCCAAAGATGACTTCCGCTACGTCTTCGAGAAAGCCTTTGAGGGACTGGTCATTGACCGCATGGAAGGCAACGAAGAGATTTTCGGCAAGCTCATGGCCGATGGTGAGTTTCGGAAGCTGGCTTTGGAGCACCTGCTGGAAAAGGTCTATCGGGCATTGAAGCACGAAGGCCGCAAGACGGATGGGTAA
- a CDS encoding restriction endonuclease subunit S: MAYQAYADYSEIEPDWLGVLPRHWSFRRLRFAASEPLMYGANEAAVLDDRGLPRYIRITDVKDDGTLYDDTFRSLEEDVAAPYLLQDGDILLARSGATVGKSFQYLSSWGKAAYAGYLIRFRPDQCVIFPRFANYYFQTACYWACINSTLIQSTIENFSAEKYKELKLPLPGESEQQQIAAFLDWKTGQIDALIARKRELLEKLKEKRLAVITQAVTKGLNPATPLRDSGIPWLGQVPQHWEIVPLGFLMTMSGGMTPSMANSEYWDGDIPWVTPKDMKQPRISDSIDHITEAALRETAIPLIAVNAVLIVVRGMILAHSFPTAITERAVTINQDMKALRCGEQLNVEYLFWCLTGFAKVFSGLAQESAHGTRKMETETLKKFLIPVPPLLEQTAIVGHLIIQLQKLDRLMELAEVVINRLTEYRTALITAATTGKIDVRGVKIPKAP; the protein is encoded by the coding sequence ATGGCTTATCAGGCTTACGCCGATTACAGCGAGATTGAACCCGATTGGCTGGGCGTATTGCCGCGCCATTGGTCGTTTCGCCGACTCCGTTTCGCAGCATCCGAACCGCTGATGTATGGAGCCAACGAAGCCGCTGTTCTTGATGATCGCGGACTGCCACGTTACATCCGCATCACCGATGTCAAAGATGACGGCACTCTTTACGATGACACGTTTCGTTCGCTTGAAGAGGATGTTGCCGCTCCTTACTTGCTTCAGGACGGTGATATTTTGCTTGCTCGCAGCGGTGCTACCGTTGGTAAAAGTTTTCAGTATTTGTCTAGTTGGGGGAAGGCTGCCTATGCTGGATACTTGATTCGGTTTCGACCTGACCAATGCGTGATCTTTCCTCGCTTTGCAAATTACTACTTCCAGACAGCTTGTTATTGGGCTTGCATCAACTCGACGCTGATTCAGTCAACGATTGAGAACTTCAGCGCGGAGAAATACAAAGAACTTAAGCTGCCGCTTCCCGGAGAGAGCGAACAGCAGCAAATCGCCGCGTTTCTGGACTGGAAGACGGGGCAGATTGACGCGCTGATTGCCCGGAAGCGGGAGTTGCTGGAAAAGCTCAAGGAAAAGCGCCTCGCGGTCATCACTCAAGCCGTTACCAAAGGACTCAACCCCGCCACTCCCCTGCGCGATTCCGGCATCCCCTGGCTCGGCCAAGTGCCGCAGCATTGGGAGATTGTTCCGCTCGGATTTCTAATGACAATGTCCGGTGGCATGACTCCCAGCATGGCAAACTCAGAGTATTGGGATGGTGACATTCCTTGGGTAACTCCAAAGGATATGAAGCAACCCCGTATATCAGACTCGATTGATCACATTACAGAAGCCGCATTAAGAGAAACGGCAATCCCCCTCATTGCAGTGAACGCTGTTCTAATTGTGGTGAGAGGGATGATATTGGCTCATTCATTTCCAACGGCTATTACAGAGCGTGCTGTGACGATCAATCAAGATATGAAGGCGCTCCGTTGTGGGGAACAACTCAACGTAGAGTATTTGTTTTGGTGCCTTACTGGATTTGCAAAAGTCTTTTCAGGGTTGGCGCAAGAGTCCGCGCACGGCACTCGCAAGATGGAGACTGAAACACTCAAGAAGTTTCTAATTCCCGTGCCGCCATTGCTCGAACAAACAGCTATTGTGGGACACTTGATTATTCAGCTTCAAAAACTTGATCGGTTAATGGAATTAGCTGAAGTTGTCATCAACCGCTTAACCGAATATCGCACCGCTCTCATCACTGCCGCGACGACGGGCAAGATTGATGTGCGCGGCGTCAAGATTCCTAAAGCTCCGTAG
- a CDS encoding YHYH protein: MKHRNWKYIFCWFCLLVPCARAAEPVTTAWITNPAASTNRPLARVQPEVHAVNVRDQYIELQSAGLSLYYLGPLQTPLAQVERLRQFIFHIPRFPAPASANAHPSVRPDVLGVFVNGVPIYNQFEAASYQGQNLWHFDPLAGGDDGTRVANGYARDATHTLDLGLLENLIADGTRHSPLLGFAFDGYPIYGPWGYVNGETQSLRRMRSGCQLRRIERRTAWPDGTALTPSQYGPPVNADFPLGTFSEDYEYSAGTSDLDEFNGRFAITPEYPAGTYAYFLSTDARGRLAYPYLLGGRYYGQVAEAELKTAFRDAAAGSEDCPTAGRELLALTKPQLELKAYGETLAAGQPLRLSFAVRQTNGAPVRALEYVHERPLHLLVVSEDLAEFAHIHPVLVAGDRYEVTHTFPHGGRWRLYADCTPPGSAQRVESFVLTLSGPAPAATPLVADAVLQKEQVGLKLNLALNQPLRAGEEVELAFTIRDAKSGQAISDLEPFLGAWAHFVIIDERQESFIHAHPLEAPQFAPTPTAPHVHNEAALGPPPAIIRTLTSFPRAGLYKLWAQFQRGGQVITQPFVLQVGAAQPPSATVAVAIPSHASKLELGPHGYEPAQLTIAAGQPVTLAVTARQRPGCASRIVFPSLGLTRALPLNGTILIELPALPAGELSFGCGMGMYKGALIIR; this comes from the coding sequence ATGAAACACAGAAACTGGAAATACATCTTCTGCTGGTTCTGCTTACTCGTCCCGTGCGCGCGCGCAGCGGAGCCTGTCACCACCGCTTGGATCACGAACCCCGCCGCCAGCACGAATCGGCCACTGGCGCGCGTGCAACCCGAAGTTCACGCCGTCAACGTGCGCGATCAGTATATTGAACTGCAATCGGCTGGCCTTTCGCTGTACTACCTCGGCCCGTTGCAAACGCCGCTCGCTCAGGTCGAACGCTTGCGCCAGTTCATCTTCCACATCCCGCGTTTTCCCGCGCCCGCCAGCGCCAACGCGCATCCCAGCGTGCGGCCTGATGTGTTGGGCGTCTTCGTCAATGGCGTGCCGATTTACAACCAATTCGAAGCGGCGTCGTATCAAGGCCAGAATCTTTGGCATTTCGATCCGCTGGCGGGCGGCGATGACGGCACGCGCGTGGCGAATGGCTATGCGCGCGACGCGACGCATACGCTTGATTTGGGCTTGCTTGAAAACCTGATTGCCGACGGCACGCGGCACTCGCCCTTGCTGGGCTTTGCCTTTGACGGCTATCCGATTTATGGGCCGTGGGGTTATGTGAATGGTGAAACACAAAGCCTGCGGCGCATGCGTTCGGGTTGTCAATTGCGCCGGATTGAACGCCGCACGGCTTGGCCTGATGGAACAGCGTTGACGCCCAGCCAGTACGGCCCGCCGGTCAATGCCGACTTTCCGCTCGGCACGTTTAGCGAAGATTACGAATACAGCGCAGGTACAAGCGATCTGGATGAATTCAATGGCCGCTTCGCCATCACGCCTGAATATCCGGCGGGCACCTACGCCTATTTCCTTTCGACCGATGCGCGCGGGCGGCTGGCTTATCCATACCTGCTGGGCGGGCGCTATTACGGACAAGTGGCAGAGGCAGAATTGAAAACAGCGTTTCGTGACGCGGCTGCTGGGTCGGAGGATTGCCCAACCGCAGGCAGGGAATTACTGGCGCTGACCAAGCCGCAACTTGAATTGAAAGCGTATGGCGAAACACTCGCCGCCGGGCAACCGTTGCGCCTGAGTTTTGCCGTGCGCCAAACGAACGGCGCGCCTGTGCGCGCGCTCGAATACGTGCACGAACGACCGTTGCATCTGCTGGTGGTTTCAGAAGACCTCGCCGAATTCGCGCACATTCATCCTGTGCTAGTGGCGGGTGATCGTTACGAAGTCACGCACACGTTTCCACACGGCGGGCGCTGGCGTTTGTATGCCGACTGCACGCCGCCCGGCAGCGCGCAACGCGTCGAAAGTTTTGTGTTGACGTTGAGCGGGCCAGCACCTGCCGCCACGCCGCTCGTCGCCGATGCCGTGTTGCAAAAAGAGCAAGTCGGACTCAAGTTGAATTTGGCGCTCAACCAACCATTGCGCGCGGGCGAAGAGGTTGAACTGGCCTTCACCATTCGTGACGCCAAGAGCGGCCAAGCCATCAGCGACCTCGAACCTTTTCTTGGCGCCTGGGCGCATTTCGTCATCATTGACGAGCGGCAGGAAAGTTTCATTCACGCCCACCCGCTCGAAGCGCCCCAGTTTGCGCCAACGCCAACCGCGCCGCACGTGCACAACGAAGCGGCGCTCGGCCCGCCGCCCGCGATAATTCGCACGCTGACCAGTTTCCCGCGCGCGGGCTTGTACAAGCTCTGGGCGCAATTTCAACGCGGCGGCCAGGTCATCACGCAACCCTTCGTCTTGCAGGTCGGCGCGGCGCAACCGCCATCCGCCACCGTTGCCGTGGCGATTCCGTCGCACGCCAGCAAGCTGGAACTCGGCCCACACGGATATGAACCCGCGCAGTTGACGATTGCGGCTGGCCAACCGGTCACGCTGGCGGTGACAGCCCGCCAACGTCCCGGTTGCGCCAGCCGCATCGTCTTCCCCAGTTTAGGGCTAACGCGCGCCTTGCCGCTGAACGGCACGATCTTGATCGAATTGCCCGCCTTGCCTGCGGGCGAACTCAGCTTTGGTTGCGGGATGGGCATGTACAAAGGTGCGCTCATCATTCGATGA
- a CDS encoding YHYH protein — protein sequence MNKVTLSSAILLLLIGSVAVWAQPPQQQGDGIWVRNAYYGEAQTFDKCLGHQPGNGQYHHHAQPVCLRAQLEDNLVTVNTGRTGTVYREKAAPWVHSPILGWALDGYPIYGPYGFADPNNPSSAIKRMKSSFKLRSITQRTSLPDWALAHHPNIPQTLAANQYGPDVSDTFPLGRYVEDFDFVSGAGDLDQYNGRACVTPEFPNGTYAYFVTLDENGTPAFPYIIGMQYYGNVAGSNNAVAPATAQGYFANGAFTQTVPNAPQLNAWLTKNSQQDARVVSGFDPSAGAKTTWPVERPANAQVSGGVTAPVKADPQTISYTDAAVYVASNNLGSYVMGPWFIDGGNGGVFMNFPAAQNFRVQLPRTPAAAATKRTTGLGAVGIWVNGVAVFNVLDGASYSNAQRNDVGGGGVRLSSIHVSAASFEGGPTAPGALLSAFPLFGAKLATGTAAADSPAWPTTLAGSVVTIRDAAGVNHTATLAYAAPGQVNYRVPENAATGLATVTIAAGGVSIPGAINVVAAYPNLFQIGGESIAAGYLIRVRNGQQSFEPVYQVSNAGVITPVQIDLGPESDQVYLICFGSGLGKSAQVSASFNSSGGGVSVTPAFAGPQGTFAGLDQFNLLLPRALAGKGKVSVIVTAEGRGSNQVNLTIK from the coding sequence ATGAACAAAGTTACATTGAGCAGCGCCATCCTCTTGTTATTGATTGGCAGCGTGGCCGTGTGGGCGCAACCGCCGCAACAGCAAGGCGACGGCATTTGGGTGCGCAACGCCTATTACGGCGAAGCGCAAACCTTTGACAAATGCCTGGGCCATCAACCCGGCAACGGCCAATATCACCACCACGCGCAGCCCGTCTGTTTGCGCGCGCAACTCGAAGACAATCTCGTCACCGTCAACACGGGCCGCACCGGTACCGTTTATCGTGAAAAAGCTGCGCCCTGGGTGCATTCGCCCATTCTCGGCTGGGCGCTCGATGGCTATCCGATTTATGGGCCGTATGGTTTTGCCGATCCCAACAACCCCAGCAGCGCGATCAAACGCATGAAATCGAGTTTCAAGTTGCGCTCTATCACGCAACGCACCTCGCTGCCCGACTGGGCGCTGGCGCATCATCCGAACATCCCGCAAACGCTGGCGGCGAATCAGTATGGGCCGGATGTGTCCGACACCTTTCCGCTGGGCCGTTACGTCGAGGATTTTGATTTCGTCTCGGGCGCGGGCGATTTGGATCAGTACAACGGACGCGCCTGCGTAACGCCCGAATTCCCCAACGGCACCTACGCTTATTTCGTGACGCTGGATGAGAACGGCACGCCCGCGTTCCCCTACATTATCGGGATGCAGTATTACGGCAACGTCGCGGGCAGCAACAATGCCGTCGCGCCCGCCACGGCACAGGGCTATTTCGCCAACGGCGCGTTCACGCAAACCGTCCCGAATGCGCCGCAACTCAATGCCTGGCTGACCAAAAACTCGCAACAGGACGCGCGCGTGGTGAGCGGCTTTGATCCTTCCGCCGGAGCCAAAACGACGTGGCCGGTTGAGCGCCCTGCGAATGCACAGGTCAGCGGTGGTGTGACCGCGCCGGTCAAGGCCGATCCGCAAACGATCAGCTACACCGACGCGGCGGTGTATGTTGCGTCGAATAATCTGGGCAGTTACGTGATGGGGCCGTGGTTTATTGATGGCGGCAATGGTGGCGTTTTCATGAACTTTCCCGCCGCGCAAAACTTCCGTGTGCAATTGCCGCGCACGCCCGCCGCCGCCGCGACCAAACGCACAACTGGGCTGGGCGCAGTCGGCATCTGGGTGAATGGCGTGGCGGTTTTCAACGTGCTGGACGGCGCGAGTTACAGCAATGCGCAACGCAACGATGTGGGCGGCGGCGGCGTGCGCCTGAGTTCCATCCACGTCTCGGCGGCGTCGTTTGAAGGCGGCCCGACTGCGCCCGGCGCGCTGCTGTCGGCCTTTCCGCTCTTCGGCGCAAAACTGGCGACCGGCACGGCGGCGGCGGATTCGCCCGCCTGGCCGACCACGCTCGCGGGTAGCGTCGTGACGATTCGTGATGCGGCGGGCGTCAATCACACCGCCACGCTGGCCTACGCCGCGCCGGGGCAAGTTAATTACCGCGTGCCTGAAAATGCCGCGACCGGCTTGGCGACCGTGACGATTGCGGCGGGCGGCGTCTCGATTCCCGGCGCAATCAACGTGGTCGCGGCATATCCCAACCTCTTTCAAATCGGCGGCGAGAGCATAGCGGCGGGTTATTTGATCCGCGTGCGCAATGGACAGCAAAGCTTCGAGCCGGTCTATCAGGTCAGCAACGCGGGCGTGATTACGCCGGTGCAAATTGATCTCGGCCCCGAATCCGATCAGGTGTATTTGATCTGTTTTGGCAGCGGCTTGGGCAAGAGCGCGCAAGTGAGCGCCAGCTTTAACAGCAGCGGTGGTGGCGTCAGCGTGACGCCAGCGTTTGCCGGGCCGCAGGGTACTTTCGCCGGGCTGGATCAATTCAATCTGTTGCTGCCGCGCGCGCTGGCGGGCAAGGGCAAAGTCAGCGTGATCGTAACGGCGGAAGGGCGTGGTTCAAACCAGGTCAACTTGACGATCAAGTGA
- a CDS encoding Spy/CpxP family protein refolding chaperone, with translation MKFPNTLNVLSVLALGAGLLMTMAFAQGHGPGERGPGGPPPPDGGRMRLHFLDLSDAQKAQVKTIQDTEDAQAEAYFDKLREAHEALEAATAKGQFNEAQVRALAAAIAQSEIELTVIRARKDAAIYQVLTAEQRAKLDQFHAEHEAHRPPPPRPEQERLC, from the coding sequence ATGAAATTTCCCAACACACTGAATGTCCTGAGCGTGCTGGCCCTGGGCGCCGGCCTGTTAATGACAATGGCTTTCGCCCAAGGACACGGGCCAGGTGAACGCGGCCCCGGTGGCCCGCCGCCGCCGGATGGCGGGCGAATGCGGCTGCATTTTCTCGATCTGAGCGACGCGCAAAAAGCGCAAGTCAAAACAATTCAAGACACCGAAGACGCCCAGGCCGAAGCGTATTTTGACAAACTCCGCGAGGCGCACGAGGCGCTCGAAGCGGCGACCGCCAAGGGTCAATTCAATGAAGCGCAAGTGCGCGCGTTGGCGGCGGCCATCGCGCAAAGTGAGATTGAGTTGACGGTGATTCGCGCCCGCAAAGACGCGGCGATTTATCAGGTGTTGACGGCGGAACAACGCGCCAAGCTCGATCAATTCCACGCCGAGCACGAAGCGCATCGCCCGCCTCCGCCGCGCCCTGAACAAGAACGCTTGTGCTGA
- a CDS encoding HAMP domain-containing histidine kinase, protein MWQRIQTSMRANWLLCGGAALCVLLLLTAILQYRWINRVSEADQQLRHILLEMTLRNFQRDFDRRLRDTLQFYQRVLGVTPGTAWEPRLNAALNRWQTESAEARLVEAVSFATLDAAGTPVFKRRAGNAAAFTSQPWPVALRPYRQMLAQRLRTRGGELPLTPRDLVQEFSADKPVLVFQLVEDAARQAELAASPDAADRPGRLPQRKLEEFFNSLTPAPAKLPQGRAELAGWVFLELDAAYMQTQWLPEMLKRYFGQRGMEGYQLALLTGQPPRALYVSNAAPADAFVTADAALVLFTRRIQTSQEAGPPNGPPPPPPPPPPRAGQPDAGSPPEGPPNEGPPEAGPPRTGRRLREEFTAFNAAADPAAWRLVVKDVSGSVDTAIAQARRRNLALALGVLLILSASFVLMIVATQRARRLAAQQLEFVAGVSHELRTPLSVIQSTSHNLAQGMVKDAARVQQYGAAIQTEVRRLSNQVEQMLAFAGVQSGRKLYDLRPLNLAEVCEHALAEYAAVFAADGWQIECNLPAELPPVLADAQALESALKNLLHNAQKYAAAGRWLSLSATTMTARQRTEVQLTIADHGPGIAAADVPHIFEPFYRSPRIVATTIPGAGLGLSLVQRHLQAMGGRVTVKTAEGAGTAFTLHLPAIIPEHGS, encoded by the coding sequence ATGTGGCAACGAATCCAAACCAGCATGCGGGCCAACTGGCTGCTGTGCGGCGGCGCGGCGTTGTGCGTGCTGTTGCTGTTGACCGCCATATTGCAATACCGCTGGATCAATCGCGTCAGCGAAGCCGATCAGCAACTGCGGCACATCCTGTTGGAAATGACGCTGCGCAACTTCCAACGAGACTTTGACCGCCGGTTGCGCGACACCTTGCAATTTTATCAACGTGTCCTGGGCGTCACGCCCGGCACGGCTTGGGAACCGCGCCTCAACGCCGCGTTGAATCGCTGGCAAACCGAAAGCGCCGAAGCGCGGTTGGTCGAAGCCGTCAGCTTCGCCACGCTGGACGCGGCGGGCACGCCCGTCTTCAAACGCCGCGCTGGCAATGCCGCCGCTTTCACGTCACAGCCCTGGCCTGTGGCATTGCGGCCCTATCGCCAAATGCTTGCCCAGCGTTTGCGCACACGCGGGGGCGAGTTGCCGCTCACGCCGCGCGATCTGGTGCAGGAGTTTTCCGCCGACAAGCCCGTGCTCGTCTTTCAATTGGTCGAAGACGCCGCGCGCCAAGCCGAACTGGCGGCCTCGCCCGACGCTGCTGACCGTCCCGGCAGGTTGCCGCAACGCAAGCTTGAGGAATTCTTCAATTCGCTCACACCCGCCCCCGCCAAGCTGCCGCAGGGCCGGGCGGAGTTGGCGGGCTGGGTTTTCCTCGAACTCGACGCGGCCTATATGCAAACGCAATGGCTGCCGGAAATGTTAAAGCGGTACTTCGGCCAACGCGGCATGGAGGGTTATCAATTGGCGCTGTTGACCGGCCAGCCGCCACGCGCGCTGTATGTGTCAAACGCCGCACCCGCCGACGCATTTGTCACCGCCGACGCGGCGCTGGTGCTTTTCACGCGCCGCATTCAAACCAGCCAGGAAGCTGGCCCGCCCAATGGCCCGCCGCCACCGCCACCACCGCCACCGCCGCGCGCTGGACAACCCGACGCAGGCTCACCGCCTGAAGGGCCGCCGAATGAAGGGCCGCCAGAGGCCGGGCCGCCACGTACAGGCCGCAGGCTGCGGGAAGAATTCACGGCCTTCAATGCCGCCGCTGACCCGGCGGCCTGGCGCTTGGTCGTAAAGGATGTTTCCGGCTCGGTGGACACGGCGATTGCGCAGGCGCGCCGCCGCAATCTGGCGCTGGCGCTCGGCGTGCTGCTGATCCTATCCGCGAGTTTTGTGTTGATGATTGTGGCGACGCAGCGCGCCCGCCGCCTGGCCGCGCAACAATTGGAATTTGTCGCGGGCGTTTCGCACGAGTTGCGCACGCCGCTGTCGGTCATCCAATCCACCAGCCACAATCTGGCGCAAGGCATGGTCAAAGACGCCGCGCGCGTGCAACAGTACGGTGCGGCCATCCAAACCGAAGTGCGCCGCTTGTCGAACCAGGTCGAACAGATGCTCGCCTTCGCGGGCGTTCAATCGGGACGCAAGCTCTACGACTTGCGCCCGCTCAACCTCGCTGAAGTTTGCGAACACGCGCTGGCCGAATACGCCGCCGTGTTTGCCGCCGACGGCTGGCAGATCGAATGTAACTTGCCTGCGGAGCTGCCGCCCGTGCTGGCCGATGCCCAGGCGTTGGAAAGCGCGCTCAAGAACCTGTTGCACAACGCGCAAAAATACGCCGCCGCTGGCCGCTGGCTGAGCCTGAGCGCGACCACAATGACGGCGCGTCAACGCACCGAAGTGCAACTGACCATCGCCGATCACGGCCCCGGCATTGCAGCGGCGGATGTGCCGCACATCTTCGAGCCGTTCTATCGCAGCCCGCGCATCGTGGCGACCACCATTCCCGGCGCGGGTTTGGGCTTGAGTCTGGTGCAACGGCATTTGCAAGCGATGGGCGGGCGCGTGACGGTGAAAACGGCGGAAGGCGCCGGCACCGCATTCACGCTGCATTTGCCTGCCATCATCCCGGAACACGGCTCATGA